The Altererythrobacter sp. Root672 genome includes a window with the following:
- a CDS encoding MFS transporter — protein MLTSTHLLKQRRFLPLFATQLFNAFNDNLFKNAMVLFVVYSVYNSEEAEAQFSAIASGLFILPFFILSALAGQLADMRDKAMIIRWIKAAEIGIMLVGAIGLVMAWQGLLTQVAAIPLMLLALFAMGVHSTFFGPIKYAILPQHLEKDEVLSGTGLVEAGTYIAILAGTIVAGYIDVEWAALAVVLTAIVGYITSLQVPPAPPYEKGQPIDHHIFRASVELVRDTMHIREVFYAILAISFFWTIGAVLFIQFPPLAKNVLMASKEVASLFLVVFSIGVAIGSVAINALLKGNVSARYAPISVLFMGAFVAAFWFVCHEWKTEVRPTDLMNVGEFLSQPLAPMVLLTLLLIAVSGGMFVVPLYAFLTTKCDPSRAARTVAANNIVNSGAMVIGSLIAAGLSAVGIAIVEQLLLSAAMCLVSAWLGARLYQAERHALVAKQIEVR, from the coding sequence CACCCAGCTCTTCAACGCCTTCAACGACAACCTGTTCAAGAACGCGATGGTGCTGTTCGTCGTGTACAGCGTCTACAATTCCGAAGAGGCCGAGGCGCAGTTCAGCGCGATCGCCTCGGGCCTGTTCATCCTGCCGTTCTTCATCCTCTCGGCCCTCGCGGGCCAACTTGCCGACATGCGCGACAAGGCGATGATCATTCGCTGGATCAAGGCGGCGGAGATCGGGATCATGCTCGTCGGCGCCATAGGCTTGGTCATGGCGTGGCAGGGCCTGCTGACACAAGTTGCAGCCATTCCGCTCATGTTGCTCGCGCTGTTTGCGATGGGCGTCCATTCGACCTTCTTTGGCCCGATCAAGTACGCCATTCTCCCCCAGCACCTGGAAAAGGACGAAGTGCTTTCCGGTACCGGCCTGGTCGAGGCCGGAACTTACATTGCGATTCTCGCGGGCACTATCGTCGCCGGATATATCGACGTCGAATGGGCGGCGTTGGCAGTCGTTCTGACCGCCATCGTCGGCTACATTACCAGCCTACAAGTTCCACCGGCCCCGCCCTATGAAAAGGGCCAGCCGATCGATCACCACATTTTCCGCGCCTCGGTAGAGCTGGTGCGTGACACGATGCACATACGCGAAGTGTTCTACGCGATCCTCGCCATCAGCTTCTTCTGGACCATCGGCGCGGTGCTGTTCATCCAGTTCCCGCCGCTTGCCAAGAACGTGCTGATGGCCAGCAAGGAAGTCGCCAGCCTGTTCCTGGTGGTGTTCTCGATCGGCGTGGCGATCGGATCGGTCGCCATCAACGCCCTGCTCAAGGGTAACGTCTCGGCCCGCTATGCACCGATATCGGTGCTGTTCATGGGGGCCTTCGTCGCGGCGTTCTGGTTCGTCTGCCACGAGTGGAAAACCGAAGTGCGGCCCACCGACTTGATGAACGTCGGCGAATTTCTGTCCCAGCCGCTCGCTCCCATGGTTCTGCTCACGCTGCTGCTGATTGCCGTTTCCGGCGGCATGTTCGTGGTCCCGCTCTATGCGTTCCTGACGACCAAGTGCGATCCGTCCCGCGCCGCGCGCACCGTCGCGGCGAACAATATCGTCAATTCGGGAGCCATGGTGATCGGCTCACTCATCGCGGCAGGACTGAGCGCAGTAGGCATCGCTATTGTCGAGCAACTGTTGCTCAGCGCGGCGATGTGCCTGGTCTCAGCCTGGCTGGGCGCTCGCCTCTACCAGGCAGAGCGGCACGCCCTGGTTGCCAAGCAGATCGAGGTCAGATGA
- a CDS encoding EVE domain-containing protein produces the protein MQQYWLIKSEPAAYSWDDLVKDGETLWDGVRNHRAANNLRSMKVGDQAFFYHSVTGKEIVGIVEVSVAGLPDPKDEAWAAVKVKPVRALERAVTLAEIKADKDLPEIELVRLSRLSVAEIRPAEWNHVISLAKA, from the coding sequence GTGCAACAATATTGGCTGATCAAATCCGAACCCGCTGCCTATAGCTGGGACGATCTGGTCAAAGATGGCGAAACTCTGTGGGATGGCGTCCGCAATCACCGGGCGGCGAACAATCTCAGGTCGATGAAAGTTGGCGACCAAGCCTTTTTCTACCACTCGGTGACCGGCAAGGAGATCGTCGGCATCGTGGAGGTGAGTGTTGCAGGACTGCCGGATCCCAAGGACGAGGCCTGGGCGGCGGTGAAAGTAAAGCCGGTCCGCGCGCTAGAGCGGGCGGTTACCCTGGCTGAGATCAAGGCCGACAAGGATCTCCCCGAGATTGAGCTGGTGCGGCTTTCACGGTTGTCCGTGGCGGAAATCCGACCGGCGGAATGGAACCACGTCATTTCGCTGGCAAAGGCCTGA
- a CDS encoding urate hydroxylase PuuD: MAKLFGNLHLVLLIGLVLAIAVIASFTGWTGESARDVADDVMRWLHLFFGVVWIGLLYYLNFVQVPTMPKIPAELKKGVTGYIAPAVLFFFRYGALFTVLTGLAIAFHNGYGADALLFRGVGADGINLIGLGMWLAIIMASNVWFVIWPAQKKILGLVEATDEAKAKAAPVALIASRTNVILSLPMFYAMVSANLG, translated from the coding sequence ATGGCAAAACTATTCGGCAATCTGCATCTTGTGCTGCTCATCGGCCTGGTGCTGGCGATTGCGGTAATCGCGAGTTTTACCGGCTGGACCGGCGAAAGCGCGCGCGACGTCGCTGACGACGTTATGCGCTGGCTGCATCTGTTTTTCGGCGTCGTGTGGATCGGCCTGCTCTACTACCTGAACTTCGTGCAGGTCCCGACCATGCCGAAGATTCCGGCCGAACTGAAGAAGGGCGTTACGGGCTACATCGCTCCGGCGGTGCTGTTCTTCTTCCGCTACGGTGCGCTGTTCACGGTCCTGACCGGCCTCGCGATCGCGTTTCACAACGGCTACGGCGCCGATGCGCTCCTGTTCCGGGGCGTGGGCGCTGACGGGATCAACCTGATCGGCCTCGGTATGTGGCTGGCGATTATCATGGCCTCCAACGTGTGGTTCGTGATCTGGCCGGCGCAGAAGAAGATCCTCGGCCTGGTGGAAGCCACTGACGAGGCGAAGGCCAAGGCCGCCCCAGTCGCTCTCATCGCCAGCCGGACCAATGTGATCCTCTCGCTGCCTATGTTCTACGCGATGGTCAGCGCCAACCTCGGCTAA
- a CDS encoding inner membrane-spanning protein YciB has translation MSEVQAKKPKSGWINVAVDYGPLLVFFLTYRYFRPDGEDIAGEIFAVVRSTGAFIAASLVALAISKWRLGRISPMLWLSTVLIVGFGTLTIYTGNEWWIQRKPTVIYTLFAVALIAGWLAGKGLLKYLLEAAFDGLNDEGWLKLSRNWGFFFVILAVLNEVLANTLSFESWLAAKLWVFLPLSFAFTFTQLPMLLKHGLSTEGSEDEKTNPPPTG, from the coding sequence ATGTCTGAAGTCCAAGCCAAGAAGCCGAAGTCCGGCTGGATCAACGTGGCGGTCGACTATGGCCCGCTGCTCGTGTTCTTCCTCACTTATCGCTACTTCCGCCCCGACGGAGAGGACATCGCTGGAGAGATCTTTGCCGTGGTGCGCAGCACGGGGGCGTTCATCGCCGCGTCGCTGGTAGCGCTGGCCATCTCCAAGTGGCGGCTCGGCCGCATTTCGCCAATGCTGTGGCTTTCGACGGTCCTGATCGTCGGGTTCGGCACATTGACGATCTACACCGGGAACGAATGGTGGATTCAGCGCAAGCCGACCGTCATCTACACGCTGTTTGCGGTGGCGCTTATCGCCGGCTGGCTGGCCGGCAAAGGGTTGCTCAAATACCTGCTCGAGGCAGCGTTTGACGGGTTGAATGACGAAGGTTGGCTCAAGCTGTCACGCAATTGGGGCTTCTTCTTCGTCATTCTTGCCGTGCTCAATGAAGTCCTCGCCAACACGCTGAGCTTTGAATCTTGGCTCGCCGCGAAACTGTGGGTGTTTCTGCCCCTGAGCTTCGCCTTCACCTTCACCCAGCTTCCCATGCTGTTGAAGCACGGACTTTCGACTGAAGGTTCGGAAGACGAGAAGACCAATCCCCCGCCGACTGGCTAA
- a CDS encoding putative bifunctional diguanylate cyclase/phosphodiesterase, which produces MKHAVGKFRSSLPGTAKAERDIVTLGVAVAAIILFVGTGGTIMHKIVRSFLGFGPQPDSALSATVLLNIALLIFGWRRYSDLHEEVAERRRAEERANQLAAMDPLTGSLNRRSGGPAIDKLLADSRASRREVALLMVDLDKFKQINDLNGHKMGDAVLVEIARRIGELLPSDGILARIGGDEFVCALPYDSRDSGDIDRLALQLIASVSAPINAYEMQLEAAVSIGMASSGEHFDAVEPDAEGLIHHADMAMYHAKKHGRNRYFWFEPAMERELRHRNDLETGIRRGIPAGEFVPFYEQQIDLETGELVGFEMLARWQSPLFGLVNPDTFIPIAEEIDQIGALSESLIRQALDDAKEWHQKLTLSVNVSPMQMRDPWFAQKLLRLLIESGFPPSRLEVEITESCLHENLGAVRAMVTSLKNQGIRISLDDFGTGYSSLSQLRALPFDRLKIDRSFVSELANEGMGHELVEAIVSLGRDLSLPMTAEGVESHEILEKLRSFGQLKGQGYLYGLPEDAVTTRARLARLDLLVNGKPAIEPLPAGETADEDTTADRKAG; this is translated from the coding sequence GTGAAACACGCTGTCGGCAAATTCAGGTCGAGCCTCCCCGGCACCGCCAAGGCGGAAAGGGATATCGTCACCCTCGGGGTGGCGGTAGCGGCCATTATTCTGTTTGTCGGCACCGGTGGCACGATCATGCACAAGATCGTGCGCTCTTTCCTCGGCTTCGGACCCCAGCCCGACTCCGCCTTGAGCGCCACCGTTCTGTTGAACATCGCGTTGCTGATCTTCGGGTGGCGCCGCTACTCGGATCTTCACGAAGAGGTGGCCGAACGCCGCCGAGCCGAAGAAAGAGCCAACCAGCTCGCCGCGATGGACCCCCTTACGGGCAGCCTCAACCGCCGCAGTGGCGGACCAGCGATCGACAAGCTTCTCGCAGATTCGCGCGCCAGCCGGCGGGAAGTCGCGCTGCTGATGGTCGATCTCGACAAGTTCAAGCAGATCAACGACCTCAACGGCCACAAGATGGGCGACGCCGTCCTGGTAGAGATAGCCCGCAGGATCGGGGAGTTGCTGCCCAGCGACGGCATCTTGGCCCGCATCGGCGGCGACGAGTTCGTCTGCGCGCTGCCTTATGATTCCCGCGATAGCGGCGACATCGACCGGTTGGCGCTACAGCTGATTGCCTCGGTATCGGCTCCGATCAATGCCTACGAAATGCAACTGGAAGCCGCTGTCTCGATCGGCATGGCCAGCAGCGGCGAGCATTTTGACGCGGTCGAACCTGATGCCGAAGGCCTGATCCACCACGCCGACATGGCGATGTATCACGCCAAGAAACACGGCCGTAACCGCTACTTCTGGTTCGAACCTGCGATGGAACGTGAACTGCGGCATCGCAACGACCTCGAGACCGGCATCCGTCGCGGTATTCCGGCCGGCGAGTTCGTACCGTTCTACGAACAACAGATTGACCTCGAAACCGGCGAGCTCGTCGGCTTCGAAATGCTCGCGCGGTGGCAGTCGCCCCTCTTCGGGCTGGTCAACCCGGACACCTTCATTCCGATCGCCGAGGAAATCGACCAGATTGGTGCCCTGTCTGAGTCACTCATTCGCCAGGCGCTCGACGATGCCAAGGAGTGGCATCAGAAGCTTACGCTTTCGGTCAATGTCTCTCCCATGCAGATGCGCGATCCGTGGTTTGCGCAGAAGCTTCTGCGCCTGTTGATCGAGAGCGGATTTCCGCCCAGCCGGCTGGAAGTCGAAATCACCGAAAGCTGCCTGCATGAGAACCTGGGCGCCGTGCGAGCCATGGTGACCAGTCTCAAGAACCAGGGCATCCGCATCAGCCTCGACGATTTCGGGACCGGATATTCGAGCCTCTCGCAATTGCGGGCGCTTCCGTTCGACCGCCTCAAGATCGACCGCAGCTTCGTCAGCGAATTGGCGAATGAAGGCATGGGGCACGAACTGGTCGAAGCTATCGTCTCGCTCGGACGCGACTTGTCGTTGCCGATGACGGCCGAAGGGGTCGAATCACACGAGATCCTGGAGAAGCTGCGCAGCTTCGGCCAGCTGAAGGGCCAGGGCTATCTCTACGGTCTGCCGGAAGATGCCGTGACCACCCGCGCACGGCTCGCCCGGCTCGATTTACTGGTCAACGGCAAACCGGCGATCGAGCCCCTGCCGGCCGGCGAGACCGCGGATGAGGATACGACGGCCGACCGCAAGGCGGGTTAG
- the dapF gene encoding diaminopimelate epimerase, whose amino-acid sequence MRAAFTKMHGLGNDFVVLDTRVHQLPPITASLARAVADRRTGIGCDQMILLEPSDIADFRMRIFNADGSEVEACGNATRAVALLHGSPARIETLAGILAVQPSDGGAAVDMGEPRFEWEAIPLAYAMDTASLPVGWEELEQPTAVNLGNPHAVFFVDDCDAVALDRLGPVIENDPLFPDRVNVGVATVESRDRLRLRVWERGAGLTRACGTGACAAAVAAIRRGLVDREVTVNLPGGSLLIEWGEDGRITMTGPASESFRGTFDWGDFA is encoded by the coding sequence ATGCGCGCAGCGTTCACCAAGATGCACGGCCTCGGGAACGACTTCGTCGTGCTCGACACGCGCGTTCATCAGCTGCCTCCCATCACGGCCTCGCTCGCGCGGGCCGTGGCTGACCGTCGCACCGGCATTGGCTGCGACCAGATGATCCTTCTCGAGCCCTCCGACATCGCCGATTTCCGCATGCGCATCTTCAACGCCGACGGCAGCGAGGTAGAAGCTTGCGGGAATGCGACGCGCGCCGTGGCTCTGCTCCATGGCTCGCCCGCACGGATAGAGACACTTGCCGGAATTCTTGCGGTACAGCCGAGCGACGGCGGCGCCGCTGTCGACATGGGCGAACCGCGCTTCGAGTGGGAAGCGATCCCTCTGGCTTACGCGATGGACACGGCGTCCCTCCCCGTCGGCTGGGAAGAGCTCGAACAGCCGACCGCGGTCAACCTGGGTAATCCGCACGCGGTGTTCTTTGTCGACGACTGCGACGCCGTCGCGCTCGATCGGCTGGGGCCTGTCATCGAAAACGATCCGCTGTTTCCCGATCGCGTCAACGTCGGCGTAGCCACGGTCGAGAGCCGCGACCGCCTGCGGCTGCGAGTGTGGGAACGCGGCGCCGGCCTGACCCGCGCCTGCGGTACCGGTGCCTGCGCGGCGGCGGTGGCAGCCATTCGCCGCGGCCTTGTCGACCGAGAGGTTACCGTCAATCTGCCGGGCGGATCGCTCTTGATCGAATGGGGCGAAGACGGCCGCATCACTATGACCGGCCCGGCCTCCGAGAGCTTTCGCGGCACATTCGACTGGGGCGACTTTGCGTGA
- a CDS encoding CsbD family protein, with amino-acid sequence MGELTSKAKGLANEAIGKAKQGSDDPAKRAEGRAQERKGEAQNLKGSVQGALGDKI; translated from the coding sequence ATGGGCGAGCTTACGAGCAAAGCTAAGGGCCTGGCCAACGAAGCGATCGGCAAGGCAAAACAGGGTTCCGACGATCCGGCAAAGCGCGCTGAAGGGCGTGCGCAGGAACGCAAGGGCGAGGCCCAGAATCTGAAGGGCAGCGTTCAAGGCGCCCTGGGCGACAAGATCTGA
- a CDS encoding thiamine pyrophosphate-binding protein, whose product MTSTAARLLVDCLVEQGCDRIFNVPGESFLPVLDALGETSQIQTVTCRQEGGAAFMACADGAMTGRPGICFVTRGPGATNASIGIHVAFQDSQPMILFIGDVDRSMRDREGFQEVDFPAFFAPIAKWSARIEDAARIPEYVARAYATAISGRPGPVVLALPEDMLHESGLESSSRPYICRPAQAPCPDAMATMLDLVGDAAAPVAIIGGAGWNAKARQYFTDFAERIGIPVATAFRRQDAIPPSSPVFAGNLGYGPNPKLVERIKAADVVLVVGARLGEATTDGYELVTLEHPGQTLIHVHPDPNELNRVYRTDLAICADVDEFAESAALWEEGSVIPFDAGAEAHGEWLTWSTPGDGGYPLDLAACLAIARRELPADLIVCNGAGNFSGWWHRYWPYAGYPSQLAPTAGAMGYGVPAAVAAALRHRDRLVLAVAGDGDFLMNAQELATAAQYRCNLLVLVVDNGSYGTIRMHQERTYPGRVSGTDLANPDFAALGAAFGAWTRRVETTAEFEAALIEATSLEGIRLIHCLVEVEQLSAGGATISGLRAKA is encoded by the coding sequence ATGACTTCAACGGCTGCCAGGCTGCTCGTCGATTGCCTGGTCGAACAGGGCTGCGACCGCATCTTCAACGTGCCCGGGGAAAGCTTCCTTCCGGTGCTCGATGCGCTCGGCGAAACGAGCCAAATTCAAACGGTTACTTGCCGGCAAGAAGGCGGCGCAGCCTTCATGGCTTGTGCCGATGGCGCAATGACCGGGCGTCCAGGAATCTGCTTCGTCACCCGCGGCCCGGGGGCGACCAACGCCAGCATTGGCATCCATGTGGCGTTTCAGGACTCGCAGCCGATGATTCTGTTTATCGGAGACGTCGACCGGTCGATGCGCGATCGCGAAGGGTTCCAGGAAGTGGATTTTCCTGCCTTTTTCGCCCCAATCGCCAAGTGGTCCGCCCGAATCGAAGATGCGGCCCGTATTCCAGAGTACGTCGCGCGGGCTTACGCCACCGCGATCTCGGGCCGTCCCGGCCCGGTGGTACTCGCCCTGCCGGAAGACATGCTGCACGAAAGCGGCCTTGAGAGCTCTTCCCGCCCGTACATATGCCGACCCGCGCAGGCTCCCTGTCCGGACGCGATGGCGACGATGCTCGACCTGGTCGGTGATGCCGCCGCCCCGGTCGCCATCATCGGGGGAGCAGGGTGGAACGCGAAGGCCAGGCAGTATTTCACCGATTTTGCTGAGCGGATCGGCATTCCAGTCGCCACGGCGTTTCGCCGGCAGGATGCCATCCCCCCCTCTTCACCGGTCTTCGCGGGCAACCTCGGCTACGGACCCAATCCCAAGCTGGTAGAGCGCATCAAGGCGGCCGACGTCGTTCTCGTCGTCGGAGCCCGGCTCGGGGAGGCGACGACTGACGGGTACGAGCTGGTGACGCTCGAACACCCCGGACAGACGCTGATCCATGTCCATCCTGATCCGAACGAACTGAACCGCGTCTATCGCACCGACCTCGCGATCTGTGCGGACGTGGATGAATTCGCTGAAAGTGCGGCACTGTGGGAGGAAGGGAGCGTGATTCCCTTCGACGCCGGGGCCGAGGCGCATGGCGAATGGCTTACCTGGTCGACGCCGGGCGATGGCGGCTATCCCCTCGACCTTGCTGCCTGCCTTGCAATCGCACGGCGCGAGCTGCCTGCCGATCTGATCGTGTGCAACGGCGCGGGCAACTTTTCGGGCTGGTGGCATAGGTACTGGCCCTACGCGGGCTATCCTTCACAGCTGGCGCCGACTGCCGGAGCGATGGGCTACGGCGTACCGGCGGCGGTTGCTGCGGCCTTGCGCCACCGCGACCGCCTGGTCCTCGCGGTTGCGGGAGACGGCGATTTCCTGATGAACGCCCAGGAACTGGCCACTGCGGCTCAATACCGCTGCAACTTGCTGGTACTCGTGGTCGACAACGGCTCGTACGGTACGATCCGCATGCATCAGGAGCGGACTTATCCAGGCCGCGTCTCGGGCACCGATCTCGCCAATCCCGATTTTGCGGCGCTCGGCGCTGCTTTTGGCGCGTGGACGCGAAGAGTGGAGACAACCGCAGAGTTCGAAGCGGCATTGATCGAGGCAACCAGCCTCGAGGGCATTCGCCTCATCCACTGTCTGGTCGAAGTCGAGCAGCTGAGCGCTGGCGGCGCGACCATCAGCGGACTGCGCGCCAAGGCCTGA
- a CDS encoding OmpA family protein has protein sequence MIGKKLVLAASVALLASTPALAQDDKLEGVIIRSGDGQVVLQAGNTQQTVTLDSDTRIRQTAGALNVRKEDKTASDLLPGLPIKVQGTNNGSSFAADEIEFKQSDYRTAVQIRAGQTETREALAQTGEFDVRAETNVYFASGSSAINAAGKRSLNDLATQAQSIEGYAISVLGYADPTGDAAANQRLSDRRAQNVIDYLKQRPGIQPGRVIAASAMGEVDTGAAPTTASNAEARRVTARVVTSKARLANP, from the coding sequence ATGATCGGCAAAAAACTCGTGCTTGCCGCCAGCGTGGCGCTGCTGGCTTCCACCCCCGCCCTCGCCCAGGATGACAAGCTGGAAGGCGTCATCATCCGCTCCGGCGATGGCCAGGTCGTGCTTCAGGCCGGCAACACCCAGCAGACAGTCACGCTCGATTCCGACACGCGTATCCGCCAGACTGCGGGTGCGTTGAATGTCCGTAAGGAAGACAAGACGGCATCCGATTTGCTCCCGGGCCTGCCGATCAAGGTCCAGGGGACCAACAACGGCAGTTCGTTCGCGGCTGACGAGATCGAATTCAAGCAGAGCGACTATCGCACCGCAGTGCAGATCAGGGCCGGACAGACCGAAACCCGCGAAGCGCTGGCGCAGACCGGCGAATTCGACGTTCGCGCAGAAACCAACGTCTACTTCGCCAGCGGTAGTTCGGCAATCAACGCCGCCGGCAAGCGCTCGCTCAATGACCTCGCGACTCAGGCGCAGTCCATCGAAGGTTATGCCATCTCGGTTCTCGGTTATGCCGATCCCACGGGAGACGCCGCGGCCAACCAGCGGCTGAGCGATCGCCGCGCACAGAACGTGATCGACTACCTCAAGCAGCGCCCCGGCATCCAACCCGGGCGCGTCATCGCCGCTTCGGCGATGGGTGAGGTCGATACGGGTGCCGCACCGACGACAGCCTCAAATGCCGAAGCCCGCCGCGTGACTGCCCGTGTGGTCACCAGCAAAGCCCGGCTCGCCAACCCGTAA
- the ftsY gene encoding signal recognition particle-docking protein FtsY yields MSEATWSERLFGGFRKTSERLTENLTGVVGTAKLDDRTLDELEDALILSDLGPSAAARIRNKLAEKRFGLSITERELKEAVAEEIAAILRPVAKPLEITAFPRPQVILVIGVNGSGKTTTIAKLAHLFQEEDYGVLLAAGDTFRAAAIGQLAVWADRIGVDIVRGPEGGDPASIVFDAVKQATDTGIDALVVDTAGRLQNKRELMDELAKIRRVLGRLNPEAPHDVVLVLDATNGQNALAQIDVFREVAGVTGLIMTKLDGTARGGVLVAAAEQYGLPIHAIGVGEKIDDLRPFDPDLVARVIAGVA; encoded by the coding sequence ATGAGCGAGGCCACCTGGAGCGAGCGCCTGTTCGGCGGCTTCCGCAAGACTTCCGAGCGCCTGACCGAGAACCTCACCGGAGTGGTCGGCACCGCGAAACTCGACGACCGCACGCTCGACGAGCTCGAGGACGCGCTGATCCTGTCCGATCTCGGTCCAAGTGCGGCAGCCCGCATCCGTAACAAACTGGCCGAGAAGCGTTTCGGTCTCTCGATCACCGAGCGTGAACTGAAGGAAGCCGTGGCCGAAGAGATCGCCGCGATCCTGCGCCCGGTGGCCAAGCCGCTCGAAATTACCGCCTTCCCGCGGCCCCAGGTGATCCTGGTCATCGGCGTGAACGGCAGCGGCAAGACCACGACGATCGCCAAGCTGGCCCATCTCTTCCAGGAAGAGGACTACGGCGTCCTGCTCGCCGCAGGCGATACGTTTCGCGCCGCGGCGATTGGGCAATTGGCTGTCTGGGCCGATCGGATCGGGGTGGACATCGTTCGCGGGCCCGAAGGCGGCGACCCGGCCAGCATCGTGTTCGACGCTGTAAAGCAGGCGACCGATACCGGTATCGACGCCCTGGTCGTGGACACTGCTGGGCGCCTGCAGAACAAGCGCGAGTTGATGGACGAGCTGGCCAAGATCCGCCGCGTCCTCGGGCGGCTCAATCCCGAAGCGCCGCACGATGTCGTGCTGGTGCTCGACGCGACCAACGGCCAGAACGCCCTCGCCCAGATCGACGTGTTCCGGGAAGTTGCAGGCGTGACGGGGCTAATCATGACCAAGCTCGACGGAACCGCGCGCGGTGGCGTGCTGGTTGCGGCCGCAGAACAATACGGCCTGCCGATCCACGCGATCGGCGTAGGCGAGAAAATAGACGACTTGCGCCCGTTCGACCCCGACCTGGTCGCGCGCGTGATTGCGGGAGTGGCGTAA
- a CDS encoding MiaB/RimO family radical SAM methylthiotransferase yields the protein MTAEVISLGCRLNLAESETIRALLASERDVVVVNSCAVTAEAVRQTRQAIRKARRANPDARLLVTGCAAEVERESLGSMPEVDGLIANEHKLDPRVWNIPGNPAPVPSLHTRAFIAVQNGCDHACTFCVIPQGRGPSRSLPVGSVLHEVEQHLERGASEVVLTGVDVTSWGHDLPGQPRLGSLVGAVLDAFPELARLRLSSLDGVEIDFELIELFESEPRIMPHIHLSLQHGHDLILKRMKRRHTRADAVTLVEKLRAKRPELAVGADLIAGFPTEDETMHQANRSIIRELQVVHCHVFPYSPRPNTPAARMPQVDKATIRRRASELRSEAEAVRHDWLAGLIGSDLTVLAEADGTGHAENFARVALPGGIERGRIVSIRPQSLDGGLLQ from the coding sequence GTGACCGCTGAAGTCATTTCGCTGGGTTGCCGCCTCAACCTTGCCGAAAGCGAAACAATCCGGGCGCTTCTAGCGAGCGAACGCGATGTCGTGGTCGTCAACAGCTGCGCCGTGACGGCCGAAGCGGTCCGGCAGACGCGCCAGGCCATTCGCAAGGCCCGCCGCGCCAATCCCGATGCGCGACTGCTGGTGACCGGCTGCGCCGCCGAGGTCGAACGCGAGTCTCTCGGATCGATGCCCGAAGTCGATGGCCTGATCGCCAACGAGCATAAGCTCGACCCGCGCGTGTGGAATATCCCGGGCAATCCTGCGCCCGTTCCCTCGCTGCACACCCGCGCCTTCATCGCGGTCCAGAACGGTTGCGATCACGCATGCACCTTCTGCGTCATCCCCCAAGGCCGGGGTCCTAGCCGGTCGCTGCCGGTCGGAAGCGTGTTGCATGAGGTCGAGCAACACTTGGAGCGCGGGGCCTCGGAGGTCGTGTTGACCGGGGTCGACGTAACAAGTTGGGGCCACGATCTGCCCGGACAACCGCGCCTCGGGAGCCTTGTGGGTGCCGTACTGGACGCATTTCCTGAGCTCGCCAGGCTGCGCCTGTCATCGCTGGATGGGGTGGAGATCGATTTTGAACTCATCGAGCTGTTCGAGAGCGAGCCGCGGATCATGCCGCATATCCATCTCTCCTTGCAGCACGGCCACGACTTGATCCTGAAGCGCATGAAGCGGCGCCACACGCGCGCGGATGCCGTGACGCTGGTCGAGAAGCTGCGCGCCAAACGGCCCGAACTTGCAGTTGGGGCCGATCTCATCGCCGGGTTTCCGACCGAAGACGAAACCATGCACCAAGCCAACCGCTCGATCATTCGGGAGCTTCAGGTGGTTCACTGCCACGTATTTCCTTATTCCCCGCGCCCGAATACGCCGGCGGCGCGAATGCCGCAGGTCGACAAGGCCACGATCCGCAGGCGCGCCAGCGAACTGCGGTCCGAGGCGGAGGCCGTGCGCCATGACTGGCTCGCTGGTCTTATCGGCAGCGACCTCACGGTGTTGGCCGAAGCCGATGGCACCGGTCACGCCGAGAACTTCGCACGCGTCGCGCTACCGGGCGGCATTGAGCGCGGCCGGATCGTTTCGATCCGCCCGCAGTCTCTCGACGGGGGTCTGCTGCAATGA